A genomic segment from Halorubrum depositum encodes:
- a CDS encoding phosphatase PAP2 family protein: MHAQIGAVLSAVRWVDRLAAEFVAAIRTPFLTEMMTSMTGLGSVTAGVVFVCLFYLAGWREEFVKSVVALSLLGVVVWALMSLVERPFPSNPVCVTEGGGGTTSSFPSGHSAAVTAYAGIAWSSDELPFAVAAGFAGLISFSRIYLGTHYLSDTLFGIGLGIAAVVFAERFLDRVGEEAVLDRLPFEADI; encoded by the coding sequence TGCACGCGCAGATCGGTGCGGTCCTGAGCGCGGTCCGGTGGGTCGACCGGCTCGCCGCCGAGTTCGTCGCCGCGATCCGCACGCCGTTCCTGACCGAGATGATGACGTCGATGACCGGGCTCGGCTCCGTCACGGCCGGCGTCGTGTTCGTCTGCCTCTTCTACCTCGCGGGCTGGCGCGAGGAGTTCGTGAAGAGCGTCGTCGCGCTCTCGCTGCTCGGCGTCGTCGTCTGGGCGCTGATGTCGCTCGTCGAGCGCCCGTTCCCGTCGAACCCGGTCTGCGTGACCGAGGGCGGCGGCGGGACCACGAGCTCGTTCCCCTCCGGTCACTCGGCCGCCGTGACGGCGTACGCGGGGATCGCGTGGAGCTCCGACGAGCTCCCGTTCGCGGTCGCCGCGGGGTTCGCCGGGCTAATCTCCTTCTCGCGGATCTACCTCGGCACCCACTACCTCTCGGACACCCTCTTCGGGATCGGGCTCGGGATCGCCGCGGTGGTGTTCGCGGAGCGGTTCCTCGACCGCGTCGGCGAGGAGGCGGTCCTCGACCGATTACCGTTCGAGGCGGACATCTAG